The following proteins are co-located in the Pseudomonas sp. DY-1 genome:
- a CDS encoding precorrin-8X methylmutase yields MIEYIRDGQEIYRNSFSIIRAEAKLAGIPADLEKLAVRVIHACGMVDVVEDLRFSPGAGAAGRTALATGAPILCDARMVAEGITRARLPADNKVICTLNDPGVPELARELGNTRSAVALEHWREHLEGSVVVIGNAPTALFYLLEMLDAGAPKPALILGFPVGFVGAAESKDMLAADSRGVPYVIVRGRRGGSAMAAAAVNALATEVE; encoded by the coding sequence ATGATCGAGTACATCCGCGATGGTCAGGAGATCTATCGCAACTCCTTTTCCATCATTCGCGCCGAGGCCAAACTGGCCGGCATTCCCGCGGACCTGGAAAAACTCGCAGTGCGAGTGATCCACGCCTGCGGCATGGTCGATGTGGTGGAAGACCTGCGCTTCTCACCCGGCGCCGGTGCCGCCGGCCGCACCGCCCTGGCCACCGGCGCACCGATTCTCTGTGATGCACGCATGGTGGCCGAGGGCATTACCCGCGCACGCCTGCCGGCAGACAACAAAGTCATCTGCACCCTCAATGATCCCGGCGTTCCGGAGCTGGCCCGCGAGTTGGGCAACACCCGCTCGGCGGTGGCGCTGGAGCACTGGCGCGAACACCTTGAAGGCAGCGTGGTGGTGATCGGCAATGCTCCCACCGCGCTCTTTTACCTGCTGGAAATGCTCGATGCCGGCGCACCGAAACCGGCGCTGATCCTTGGCTTCCCGGTGGGCTTCGTCGGCGCGGCGGAATCCAAGGACATGCTCGCCGCCGACAGCCGCGGCGTGCCCTATGTGATCGTGCGGGGCCGTCGCGGCGGCAGCGCCATGGCCGCAGCAGCGGTCAACGCACTGGCCACGGAGGTGGAATGA
- a CDS encoding precorrin-2 C(20)-methyltransferase — MMNGKGRLIGLGVGPGDPELITLKALRLLQSAPVVGYFVAKAKASQGQGGNAFGIIEQHLTDAQQRMPLVYPVTTEKLEPPLSYETVISDFYDTAAEQVAQHLEAGRDVAVICEGDPFFYGSYMYLHDRLAARYDVEVVPGVCSMLGSAAVLGVPLVYRNQSLSVLSGVLPEEELKARLADAEAAVVMKLGRNFDKVRRVLQDLGIASRAHYVERATMTNQRIVPLDEVDPMASPYFSMIVIPGQKWRG, encoded by the coding sequence ATGATGAACGGCAAAGGACGGCTGATCGGCCTCGGCGTGGGCCCCGGCGACCCGGAACTGATCACACTCAAGGCACTGCGCCTGCTGCAATCGGCACCTGTAGTGGGCTACTTCGTGGCCAAGGCGAAGGCCAGCCAGGGTCAGGGCGGCAACGCGTTCGGCATCATCGAACAGCACCTCACCGACGCCCAGCAGCGCATGCCGCTGGTGTACCCCGTGACCACCGAAAAGCTGGAGCCGCCGCTGTCCTACGAGACGGTGATCAGCGACTTCTACGATACCGCCGCCGAACAGGTCGCCCAGCATCTGGAAGCCGGCCGTGACGTTGCCGTGATCTGCGAGGGCGATCCCTTCTTCTACGGTTCCTACATGTACCTGCACGACCGCCTGGCCGCGCGTTACGACGTGGAAGTGGTGCCCGGCGTCTGCTCCATGCTGGGCAGCGCGGCGGTGCTCGGCGTGCCGCTGGTGTACCGCAACCAGAGTCTTTCAGTGCTCTCCGGCGTGCTGCCGGAGGAAGAACTCAAGGCGCGCCTGGCGGACGCAGAAGCGGCCGTGGTGATGAAGCTCGGGCGCAACTTCGACAAGGTGCGCCGGGTTCTGCAGGACCTCGGCATCGCCAGCCGTGCCCATTACGTCGAGCGCGCGACCATGACCAACCAGCGCATCGTGCCGCTGGATGAGGTGGACCCCATGGCCTCGCCCTACTTCTCGATGATCGTCATCCCCGGCCAGAAGTGGAGAGGCTGA
- the cobJ gene encoding precorrin-3B C(17)-methyltransferase — MHNPPAIVLLGNGGVPIAKRIQALYPQARILGLSGRVEGADDSYAEFGETLRELYRTDTPIIALCAAGIVIRTLAPLLANKGAEPPVLAVAEDGSAVVPLLGGIGGVNRMAREIATILEVAPAITTSGELRFGTCLLDPPKGYVLADIEQGKRFVSDLLGGESVRVQGAAPWLEEAHLPLADEAQRVIHITANARAAERHELLIHPRVAIARIDGAADAEAVRLVLTDAGLAERSLACLVADHSRMVDADLATTAAALDVPLRFITDETALPPLHQQAHGIRLYLATEPVDSALLGQPRGRLTVVGLGPGAAEFMVPAVRQALDEAEDLLGYETYIRMAGPLRPDQVAHCTDNREELQRARHAFELAANGRRVVVVSSGDPGVFAMAAAVLEALDESRDPRWLQVELQVFPGVSAALATAAKAGAPLGHDFCLISLSDNLKPWEVIEDRLDHAAAADLAMAFYNPISRARPWQLGRALEIVARHRRPETVVVLGRDIGRPAEKLILTSLGELTPEQVDMRTLVIIGSSLTRRVPKGNGEDWVYTPRWYR, encoded by the coding sequence ATGCATAACCCTCCGGCCATCGTCCTCCTCGGCAACGGCGGCGTGCCCATCGCCAAGCGCATCCAGGCGCTTTATCCACAGGCACGCATCCTCGGCCTGTCCGGGCGCGTCGAAGGTGCCGACGACAGCTACGCCGAGTTCGGCGAAACCCTGCGCGAGCTCTACCGCACCGACACGCCGATCATCGCCCTGTGCGCCGCCGGCATCGTCATTCGCACCCTGGCTCCGCTACTGGCGAATAAAGGCGCCGAACCGCCGGTGCTGGCGGTGGCCGAGGACGGAAGCGCCGTGGTGCCCCTGCTTGGCGGCATCGGCGGCGTGAATCGCATGGCGCGGGAAATCGCCACGATCCTGGAGGTGGCGCCGGCCATCACCACCAGCGGCGAACTGCGCTTCGGTACCTGCCTGCTGGATCCGCCAAAGGGTTATGTGCTGGCTGACATCGAACAGGGCAAGCGCTTCGTGTCCGACCTTCTGGGTGGTGAATCCGTGCGCGTGCAGGGTGCAGCACCTTGGCTGGAAGAGGCTCACCTGCCACTGGCGGATGAAGCACAACGGGTCATCCACATCACCGCCAACGCGCGCGCAGCCGAACGTCATGAACTGCTGATCCACCCCCGCGTGGCTATCGCCCGCATCGACGGCGCGGCAGACGCGGAGGCTGTTCGTCTGGTGCTCACCGATGCCGGTTTGGCAGAGCGGTCCCTGGCGTGCCTGGTGGCGGACCATTCACGGATGGTGGATGCCGACCTGGCCACGACTGCCGCCGCACTCGATGTCCCCCTGCGCTTCATCACCGATGAAACCGCCCTGCCGCCCCTGCACCAGCAAGCGCATGGCATTCGCCTCTACCTCGCGACCGAGCCGGTGGACTCGGCGCTGCTCGGCCAGCCCCGTGGCCGCCTCACGGTGGTCGGCCTCGGTCCCGGCGCCGCCGAGTTCATGGTGCCGGCGGTACGCCAGGCACTGGACGAGGCCGAGGACCTGCTCGGTTACGAGACCTATATCCGCATGGCCGGCCCACTGCGCCCCGACCAGGTGGCGCACTGCACCGACAATCGCGAAGAGCTCCAGCGCGCCCGCCATGCCTTCGAGCTCGCGGCAAACGGTCGCCGCGTGGTGGTGGTGTCGTCCGGCGACCCGGGCGTATTCGCCATGGCCGCCGCCGTGCTGGAAGCCCTGGATGAATCCCGCGATCCACGCTGGTTGCAGGTCGAGTTGCAGGTGTTCCCTGGCGTTTCCGCGGCGCTGGCCACTGCCGCCAAGGCCGGCGCGCCCCTGGGTCATGACTTCTGCCTGATTTCTCTGTCAGACAACCTCAAGCCCTGGGAAGTGATCGAGGACCGCCTCGACCACGCCGCGGCTGCCGACCTGGCCATGGCCTTCTACAACCCCATTTCCCGCGCCCGCCCATGGCAACTGGGCCGCGCCCTGGAAATCGTCGCCCGCCACCGTCGCCCGGAAACGGTGGTGGTGCTGGGCCGCGACATCGGCCGCCCGGCGGAGAAACTCATCCTCACCAGCCTCGGCGAGCTGACGCCGGAGCAGGTGGACATGCGCACCCTGGTGATCATCGGCTCGTCGTTGACCCGCCGGGTGCCAAAGGGCAATGGCGAGGATTGGGTGTACACGCCGCGCTGGTATCGCTAG
- a CDS encoding sigma-70 family RNA polymerase sigma factor, which produces MSSPHVTLQALYSEHHGWLKNWLRSKLGNAADAADLAQDTFLRLLGKGEHLELRTPRAFLRTVARGLVIDHWRREELERAYLEALAQLPEAEAPSPEERELILELLERIARMLDRLKPKARTAFLLAQCEGLPHKEVAAQMGISLRSVERYVADALYHCYLLRFE; this is translated from the coding sequence ATGTCCTCTCCCCATGTCACCCTCCAGGCGCTGTACAGCGAGCATCACGGCTGGCTAAAGAACTGGCTGCGCAGCAAGCTGGGCAATGCCGCCGATGCCGCGGACCTGGCCCAGGACACGTTCCTGCGCCTACTGGGTAAGGGCGAGCACCTCGAACTGCGTACCCCCCGCGCATTCCTGCGCACCGTGGCGCGGGGGCTGGTGATCGACCACTGGCGCCGCGAGGAGTTGGAACGCGCCTACCTGGAAGCCCTGGCACAGCTGCCTGAGGCCGAGGCGCCCTCCCCCGAGGAGCGCGAACTGATCCTCGAACTGCTGGAGCGCATCGCGCGGATGCTCGACCGTCTCAAGCCGAAGGCGCGCACCGCCTTCCTGCTGGCACAGTGCGAAGGCCTGCCCCACAAGGAAGTCGCCGCGCAGATGGGCATTTCCCTGCGCTCCGTGGAGCGCTACGTGGCGGACGCCCTGTACCACTGCTACCTGCTGAGGTTCGAATAA
- a CDS encoding FecR domain-containing protein, whose protein sequence is MSAQSQVAAPSEQVVRQAIHWMMRLRGSGDVDLQKACEHWRGQEVEHELAWQRVQQLDRELGLAMPGAGLVLDNARAGLRRRQALKLLSGAAVGGAAFWLTRDITPWERLTADLATATGERRGLALADGSQLQLNTDSAVDIRFDSRQRLIELRRGEILVSSAIQPTPMRVRTAHAQVEAQAARFVLRQGKAASRLSVLQGSVTLAPSSGLSKQVIEAGQSFDVTHEIIRQVQRPNMEAGAWVEGLIVTRDMRLADFLAEVGRYRHGRLACAEAIANRRLSGVFRLDDTDKLLALLPRTLPVELHYRTRWWVTVEERV, encoded by the coding sequence ATGAGCGCCCAGAGCCAGGTCGCCGCCCCGAGCGAGCAGGTCGTGCGTCAGGCCATCCACTGGATGATGCGTCTGCGCGGCAGCGGCGATGTCGACCTGCAAAAGGCTTGCGAGCACTGGCGCGGGCAGGAGGTCGAGCACGAACTGGCCTGGCAACGGGTGCAGCAACTCGACCGTGAACTCGGGCTGGCCATGCCCGGAGCCGGCCTGGTGCTGGACAACGCCCGCGCTGGACTGCGTCGACGCCAGGCACTCAAGCTGCTCTCCGGCGCTGCCGTCGGGGGCGCGGCCTTCTGGCTGACCCGCGACATCACCCCCTGGGAGCGATTGACCGCCGACCTCGCCACCGCCACAGGCGAGCGTCGAGGCCTGGCGCTGGCCGACGGCAGTCAGCTGCAACTGAACACCGATTCGGCTGTGGATATCCGCTTCGACTCCCGGCAACGGCTGATCGAGTTGCGCCGCGGCGAGATCCTCGTCAGCAGCGCCATCCAGCCCACACCGATGCGAGTACGCACCGCCCACGCCCAGGTGGAAGCCCAGGCCGCGCGTTTCGTGCTGCGGCAGGGCAAGGCGGCATCGCGACTCAGCGTATTGCAGGGCAGCGTGACGCTGGCCCCGTCCAGCGGCCTGTCGAAACAGGTCATCGAAGCAGGCCAGAGTTTCGACGTCACCCACGAAATCATCCGACAGGTGCAGCGCCCGAACATGGAAGCGGGTGCCTGGGTCGAAGGCCTGATCGTCACCCGTGACATGCGTCTGGCGGATTTTCTCGCGGAGGTGGGGCGCTATCGTCACGGTCGTCTGGCCTGCGCCGAGGCTATTGCCAACCGGCGCCTGTCCGGTGTGTTCCGCCTGGACGACACCGACAAGCTGTTGGCGCTGCTGCCGCGCACCCTGCCCGTGGAACTGCACTACCGCACCCGCTGGTGGGTGACGGTGGAGGAGAGGGTTTAA
- a CDS encoding TonB-dependent siderophore receptor, translated as MPTDAFMTPPRASRLALSIRGALLSAALAAPLLPCSAIADEAAAVASRSYAIPAGALDEALNRFAREAGINLSATPEQTRGLSTSGLDGSWSVQAGLARLLEGTSLQAENLGGGSFVLREIPAGSALEVPSTQVFALGNALGSEDGYLATHSQIATKTSKSLMETSQTVSVITREQIDDQGSRTVQQSMRYTPGIFTGQVGASNRYDYIVMRGFADNSVDNVYLDGLKTMGDSGTFSSMQVDPYFLERIDVLKGPSSVLYGRSLPGGLVALTSKKPLYEDYHQVQATVGNMNQKGVGFDFSGPLDEEKRIAYRLVGLGKGGDTQFDHTKDERYAIAPTLAIDFSEDTTLTLQGYLQHDPNGGYHSGVPADGSLFQHNGRRISREFFDGEPGLDDFDRTQRMFGYQLEHRFNDVWSARQNFRYLSSDVDLSQVYGYQWTAPDSNELNRYFSGASEALDAYIIDNMVQAEFDWGSTRHTLLTGLDYQRRKTRVDWTSGVSTPLNAFDPVYGNESLSFLSEDNHTRRLEQTGLYLQDLIDVDQWRFSLGMRQDWVDVSDENRTAQTKSDEQWSKFTGRAGVLYLFENGIAPYISYSESFNPNAYSDASGKALAPTEGKQWEAGLKFQPEGSNSMYTASVFHITQENVASKLPQDNFYTSVGKVRSKGIELEAHTQVTDNFKVLASYTYTDITYAKSLDGNQGNTPNQAPKHMASIWGDYNFNAGALDGLRTGLGVRYVGKTWADKENTLHVPSYTLVDALIGYDLGKLGMQGLDLSLNANNLLDEDYVASCYSLDFCYFGEKRNVSATLSYQF; from the coding sequence ATGCCCACGGATGCTTTCATGACCCCACCCCGCGCTTCCCGCCTTGCCCTTTCCATTCGTGGCGCCCTGCTGTCCGCCGCCCTTGCCGCACCGTTGCTGCCCTGCTCAGCCATTGCCGACGAGGCTGCCGCAGTGGCCAGCCGCAGCTACGCCATTCCCGCCGGGGCCCTCGACGAAGCGCTGAACCGCTTCGCTCGCGAGGCGGGCATCAACCTCTCTGCCACTCCGGAGCAGACCCGCGGCCTGAGCACCAGCGGTCTGGATGGCTCCTGGTCGGTGCAAGCCGGTCTGGCGCGGCTGCTCGAAGGGACCTCGCTGCAAGCCGAAAACCTTGGCGGCGGTAGCTTCGTGCTGCGTGAGATACCGGCCGGCAGCGCGCTGGAAGTGCCCAGCACCCAGGTGTTCGCCCTGGGCAACGCACTGGGCAGCGAGGACGGCTACCTGGCCACCCACAGCCAGATCGCCACCAAGACCAGCAAGTCGTTGATGGAAACGTCGCAGACCGTGTCGGTGATCACTCGCGAGCAGATCGACGACCAGGGATCCAGGACCGTCCAGCAATCCATGCGCTACACGCCCGGCATCTTCACCGGCCAGGTGGGTGCTTCGAACCGCTACGACTACATCGTCATGCGCGGCTTCGCCGACAACAGCGTCGACAACGTCTACCTCGACGGCCTGAAAACCATGGGCGACAGCGGCACCTTCAGCTCGATGCAGGTGGACCCGTATTTCCTCGAGCGCATCGACGTGCTCAAGGGCCCTTCCTCGGTGCTCTATGGCCGCAGCTTGCCGGGCGGTCTGGTGGCACTGACCAGCAAGAAGCCGCTGTACGAGGACTACCACCAGGTGCAGGCCACCGTGGGCAACATGAACCAGAAAGGCGTGGGCTTCGACTTCAGCGGCCCGCTGGATGAGGAGAAGCGCATCGCCTACCGCCTGGTGGGCCTGGGCAAGGGTGGTGACACGCAGTTCGACCATACCAAGGACGAGCGCTACGCGATCGCTCCGACCCTGGCCATCGACTTCAGCGAAGACACCACCCTGACCCTGCAGGGCTACCTGCAGCATGACCCCAATGGCGGCTACCACAGCGGTGTACCGGCCGACGGCAGCCTGTTCCAGCACAACGGCCGGCGTATCAGCCGCGAGTTCTTCGACGGTGAACCTGGACTGGACGACTTCGACCGCACCCAGCGCATGTTCGGCTACCAGCTGGAGCACCGCTTCAACGACGTCTGGAGCGCCCGGCAGAACTTCCGCTACCTGAGTTCGGACGTCGACCTGTCGCAGGTCTATGGCTATCAGTGGACCGCCCCCGACAGCAACGAACTGAACCGCTACTTCTCCGGTGCCAGCGAAGCGCTGGATGCCTACATCATCGATAACATGGTGCAGGCCGAATTCGACTGGGGCAGCACCCGCCACACCTTGCTCACCGGCCTCGACTACCAGCGCCGCAAGACCCGTGTGGACTGGACCTCTGGCGTTTCCACGCCGCTCAACGCCTTCGACCCGGTATATGGCAACGAGAGCCTGAGTTTCCTCTCCGAAGACAACCACACCCGCCGTCTGGAGCAGACCGGCCTGTACCTTCAGGACCTGATAGACGTCGACCAGTGGCGCTTCTCCCTCGGCATGCGCCAGGACTGGGTAGACGTCTCCGACGAGAACCGCACCGCGCAAACCAAGAGCGACGAGCAATGGAGCAAGTTCACCGGCCGCGCCGGCGTGCTCTATCTCTTCGAGAACGGCATCGCGCCCTACATCAGCTACTCCGAGTCGTTCAACCCGAACGCTTACTCCGATGCATCCGGCAAGGCTCTGGCCCCCACCGAAGGCAAGCAGTGGGAAGCCGGGCTGAAGTTCCAGCCCGAAGGCAGCAACAGCATGTACACCGCCTCGGTGTTCCATATCACCCAGGAGAACGTCGCCTCCAAGCTGCCGCAGGACAACTTCTATACGTCGGTAGGCAAGGTGCGCTCCAAGGGTATCGAACTGGAGGCTCACACCCAGGTCACCGACAACTTCAAGGTCCTGGCCAGCTACACCTACACCGACATCACCTACGCCAAATCGCTCGACGGCAACCAGGGCAATACCCCAAACCAGGCGCCCAAGCACATGGCGTCCATCTGGGGTGACTACAACTTCAACGCTGGCGCTCTCGACGGCCTGCGCACCGGCCTCGGCGTGCGCTACGTCGGCAAGACCTGGGCGGACAAGGAAAACACCCTGCACGTGCCCTCCTACACCCTGGTCGACGCCCTTATCGGCTACGACCTCGGCAAGCTCGGCATGCAGGGCCTGGACCTCAGCCTGAACGCCAACAACCTGCTGGACGAGGATTATGTGGCGTCCTGCTACAGCCTCGACTTCTGCTACTTCGGCGAGAAACGCAACGTCTCGGCAACCCTGAGCTATCAGTTCTGA
- a CDS encoding 2-hydroxyacid dehydrogenase, producing MEPKILHVGPLTERFNQRLVSEQRVTQLWQQGDALAFLEGHGAEFDIVVTSARFGCSVAMLERLPNVRAICSFGVGYDAIAVDVARQRGIQVSSTPDVLNDCVADLAMGLLIDCSRRISASDRFVRAGSWPAGNFPLARKVSGKRLGIVGLGRIGKDVARRAGGFDMQVRYHNRRPDADSPFGFEPDLLALARWADFLVLTCPGGAATHHLISAQVLEALGPEGILVNVARGSVVDEQALVVALSEGRLGGAGLDVFEAEPRVPEVLFGLDNVVLAPHIGSGTEETRLQMEELVFANLQSFLDKGEMLTPVV from the coding sequence ATGGAACCCAAGATCCTCCACGTCGGCCCGCTGACCGAGCGCTTCAACCAACGCCTGGTCAGCGAACAGCGGGTCACGCAGCTCTGGCAGCAAGGTGACGCGCTGGCCTTTCTCGAGGGACACGGCGCCGAGTTCGACATCGTGGTCACCTCGGCCCGCTTCGGTTGCTCGGTCGCCATGCTCGAGCGCCTGCCCAATGTGCGCGCCATCTGCAGCTTCGGCGTCGGCTACGACGCCATTGCCGTCGACGTGGCGCGCCAGCGTGGCATCCAGGTCAGTTCCACGCCGGATGTGCTCAACGACTGCGTCGCCGATCTGGCCATGGGGCTGCTCATCGACTGCTCGCGGCGCATCAGCGCGTCGGATCGCTTCGTTCGCGCCGGAAGCTGGCCGGCCGGTAATTTCCCATTGGCACGCAAGGTCAGCGGCAAGCGCCTCGGTATTGTCGGTCTTGGCCGCATCGGCAAGGACGTCGCGCGTCGCGCCGGCGGTTTCGACATGCAGGTGCGCTACCACAATCGCCGCCCGGACGCAGACAGCCCCTTCGGTTTCGAGCCGGACCTGCTGGCGCTGGCCCGCTGGGCAGATTTCCTGGTGCTGACCTGTCCCGGCGGCGCGGCAACCCATCACCTGATCTCGGCGCAGGTGCTCGAAGCCCTGGGGCCGGAAGGCATCCTGGTCAACGTAGCCCGTGGCTCAGTGGTGGATGAACAGGCACTGGTAGTCGCCTTGAGCGAAGGGCGCCTGGGCGGTGCGGGGTTGGATGTTTTCGAAGCCGAGCCGCGTGTTCCCGAAGTCCTGTTCGGCTTGGACAACGTGGTGCTGGCGCCGCACATCGGAAGCGGCACTGAAGAAACCCGTTTGCAGATGGAAGAACTGGTGTTCGCCAACCTGCAGTCGTTCCTCGACAAGGGCGAGATGCTGACCCCCGTGGTCTGA
- the garD gene encoding galactarate dehydratase: protein MQLIQHQDSPRHVRLHPDDNVAIVINEQGVAEGGQFPDGLVTREAIPQSHKVTLVDIPAGGAVLRYGTVIGHALKPIPRGSWVREELLSIPEAPGLDNLPMATAVPPTMAPLDGYTFEGFRNPDGRVGTRNILGVTTTVQCVTGVLDHCVDRVRKEVLPKYPNVDDVVALTHSYGCGVAINAPDAVIPIRTLHNIARNPNLGGQALVIGLGCEKLQAEQLMPGDELTAGQDEEAWLFRLQDSATSFAGMVEQIMGMIEDRLKVLDLRRRETCPASELVLGMQCGGSDAFSGVTANPALGVAADLLVRAGATVMFSENTEVRDGIHLLTPRAATPEVAQALVREMEWYDRYLARGMADRSANTTPGNKKGGLNNIVEKAMGSIAKSGNSAIAGVVAPGERVRGKGLQYCATPASDFVCGTLQLAAGMNLHVFTTGRGTPYGLSMVPVIKVSTRTQLAERWPDLIDVDAGRITSGRVTLEEMGWELFRYYLDVASGKERTWAEKHRLHNDLTLFNPAPVT from the coding sequence ATGCAGTTGATCCAACACCAGGACTCTCCCCGCCATGTGCGCCTGCACCCCGACGACAACGTCGCCATCGTTATCAACGAGCAGGGCGTGGCGGAGGGCGGTCAGTTCCCCGACGGCCTGGTCACCCGTGAAGCCATTCCCCAGAGCCACAAGGTCACGTTGGTGGACATCCCTGCCGGCGGTGCCGTGCTGCGCTACGGCACCGTGATCGGCCATGCCTTGAAGCCCATTCCGCGTGGCAGCTGGGTGCGCGAGGAACTGCTGAGCATTCCCGAAGCCCCGGGTCTGGACAACCTGCCCATGGCCACCGCCGTGCCGCCGACGATGGCGCCGCTGGACGGCTACACCTTCGAAGGGTTCCGCAATCCGGACGGCAGAGTCGGTACCCGCAATATCCTCGGCGTGACCACCACAGTGCAGTGCGTCACTGGCGTGCTGGATCACTGCGTCGACCGTGTGCGCAAGGAAGTCCTGCCGAAGTACCCCAATGTCGATGATGTGGTCGCCCTGACCCACAGTTACGGCTGCGGCGTGGCGATCAACGCGCCGGACGCGGTGATCCCGATTCGCACCCTGCACAACATTGCGCGCAATCCCAACCTCGGTGGCCAGGCGCTGGTGATCGGCCTGGGCTGCGAGAAGCTGCAGGCCGAACAACTGATGCCGGGCGACGAGCTCACCGCCGGGCAGGACGAGGAAGCCTGGCTGTTCCGCCTGCAGGATTCCGCCACTAGCTTTGCCGGAATGGTCGAGCAGATCATGGGCATGATCGAGGACCGGCTGAAAGTCCTCGACCTGCGCCGCCGGGAAACCTGCCCGGCGTCCGAGCTGGTGCTGGGCATGCAGTGCGGTGGCAGCGATGCCTTCTCCGGCGTTACCGCCAACCCGGCTCTGGGCGTGGCCGCCGACCTGCTGGTGCGTGCCGGGGCTACTGTGATGTTTTCGGAGAACACCGAAGTGCGGGATGGCATCCACCTGCTCACCCCGCGTGCGGCAACCCCCGAAGTGGCCCAGGCGCTGGTGCGCGAAATGGAGTGGTACGACCGCTATCTGGCCCGTGGCATGGCTGATCGCAGCGCCAACACAACGCCGGGCAACAAGAAAGGCGGCCTGAACAACATCGTCGAGAAAGCCATGGGCTCCATCGCCAAATCCGGCAACAGCGCCATCGCTGGCGTCGTCGCTCCGGGCGAGCGCGTGCGCGGCAAGGGCCTGCAGTATTGCGCGACGCCGGCCAGCGACTTCGTCTGCGGCACCCTGCAACTGGCTGCGGGCATGAACCTGCACGTGTTCACCACCGGCCGCGGCACGCCCTATGGCCTGTCCATGGTGCCGGTGATCAAGGTCTCCACCCGTACCCAACTGGCCGAGCGCTGGCCCGATCTGATTGATGTCGATGCAGGTCGCATCACCTCCGGACGCGTCACCCTGGAAGAGATGGGCTGGGAACTGTTCCGCTACTACCTCGACGTGGCCAGCGGCAAGGAACGCACCTGGGCGGAGAAGCATCGGCTGCACAACGATCTGACCCTGTTCAATCCAGCTCCTGTAACGTGA